One window of Thermodesulfobacteriota bacterium genomic DNA carries:
- a CDS encoding flagellar motor protein MotB, with translation MSSQKNIIIKTVKKKVAGGHHGGSWKVAYADFVTGMMAFFLLMWLLTMAAPEKRARLSSYFRNFSIFDKSGTSFMEKKEAILSESGGEITVPREHFGEGGKRMTPEQLKEILMSDTRKKLQGLEDQVLVEVFEGGVRIQIVDKAGQPIFPLGGSVPTEVGRKMMEAVAGSIKDVPNRIAIEGHTDALSYSSGKYTNWELSTDRASAARKEMETFGLNPDSIALVAGYAATVPLIRE, from the coding sequence GTGAGCTCCCAGAAGAACATCATCATCAAGACGGTGAAGAAGAAGGTCGCGGGGGGGCACCACGGCGGAAGCTGGAAGGTCGCCTACGCGGACTTCGTGACCGGCATGATGGCGTTCTTCCTGCTGATGTGGCTTCTCACGATGGCGGCGCCGGAGAAGCGGGCGCGGCTCTCCTCCTACTTCCGGAACTTCAGCATCTTCGACAAGAGCGGGACCTCCTTCATGGAGAAGAAGGAGGCGATCCTGAGCGAAAGCGGCGGGGAGATCACGGTCCCGAGGGAACATTTCGGGGAGGGCGGGAAGAGGATGACTCCGGAGCAGCTCAAGGAGATCCTGATGTCGGATACGCGCAAAAAACTGCAGGGGCTCGAGGACCAGGTCCTGGTCGAGGTGTTCGAGGGGGGCGTGCGGATCCAGATCGTGGACAAGGCCGGCCAGCCGATCTTTCCGCTGGGAGGCTCCGTCCCGACGGAAGTCGGCCGGAAGATGATGGAGGCGGTCGCCGGGAGCATCAAGGACGTGCCGAACAGGATCGCCATCGAGGGGCACACCGACGCCCTGAGCTATTCCTCGGGGAAGTACACGAACTGGGAGTTGTCCACGGACCGGGCCTCCGCGGCCCGCAAGGAGATGGAGACGTTCGGGCTGAACCCCGACAGCATCGCGCTGGTCGCGGGCTACGCGGCCACCGTTCCGCTGATCCGCGAG
- the motA gene encoding flagellar motor stator protein MotA has protein sequence MTNILGIGVVLTAVIGGYLLEGGNLHVLLVPAEFVIIGGAAIGAFLISSPKKVMTATLRNVGKVFSSKNHGKQEFLQLLTLLYQVFAKIRKEGLISIEADIEHPEQSALFQKFPGVAKDHHVMNFICDNLKVIISTSIPPHELDGLLDIEIETGEHEAMVPSHALNRIADGLPGLGIVAAVLGIVLTMGKIDQPPAVLGHSIGAALVGTFIGILLCYGFVGPMAANLEHKAKEEEVLFQVIKLTLVAFVGGSAPQIAVEFGRRAIPGDAKPTFAELEAAVRGGPK, from the coding sequence GTGACGAACATCCTGGGCATCGGCGTGGTGCTGACCGCGGTGATCGGCGGCTACCTGCTGGAGGGGGGAAACCTCCACGTCCTGTTGGTGCCGGCGGAGTTCGTGATCATCGGCGGGGCGGCCATCGGCGCGTTCCTCATCTCCTCGCCGAAGAAGGTCATGACCGCGACCCTCCGCAACGTGGGGAAGGTCTTCAGCTCCAAGAACCACGGCAAGCAGGAATTCCTCCAGCTCCTGACGCTCCTGTACCAGGTGTTCGCCAAGATCCGGAAGGAGGGGCTCATCTCCATCGAGGCGGACATCGAGCACCCCGAGCAGAGCGCCCTGTTCCAGAAGTTCCCGGGCGTCGCGAAGGACCACCACGTCATGAACTTCATCTGCGACAACCTCAAGGTGATCATCTCGACGAGCATCCCGCCGCACGAGCTCGACGGCCTGCTCGACATCGAGATCGAGACGGGGGAGCACGAGGCGATGGTCCCGTCCCACGCGCTCAACCGGATCGCCGACGGGCTCCCCGGGCTGGGGATCGTCGCGGCGGTCTTAGGCATCGTCCTCACGATGGGGAAGATCGACCAGCCGCCCGCCGTGCTCGGGCACAGCATCGGCGCGGCCCTCGTCGGGACCTTCATCGGCATTCTACTCTGCTACGGGTTCGTCGGCCCGATGGCCGCGAACCTGGAGCACAAGGCGAAGGAGGAGGAGGTCCTCTTCCAGGTCATCAAGCTGACCCTCGTCGCGTTCGTCGGCGGTTCCGCCCCGCAGATCGCCGTCGAGTTCGGCCGCCGCGCGATCCCCGGCGACGCCAAGCCCACATTCGCCGAGCTCGAGGCGGCGGTCCGCGGGGGTCCCAAGTGA
- a CDS encoding OmpA family protein has product MRRRGRSEEQENADRWVVSYADFITLLFAFFTVMYAISRVDSDKLGRFVGSTRAAFGPRTPQAAKPVIEGIAPVVPGAEEARRDAVRMLEMSGASGLVSVRPDARGLVLSMGEHVLFDAGRAAVKPSSGNALGAVAAVLRKSGCAAAVEGHTDSLPISNARFASNWELSAARATAVLARLLEDHEVPPDRLSAAGYAEFRPVASNATPEGRARNRRVDVVLRLEEAEGGRP; this is encoded by the coding sequence TTGAGACGTCGCGGGCGCAGCGAGGAGCAGGAGAACGCGGACCGCTGGGTCGTGTCCTACGCGGATTTCATCACGCTGCTGTTCGCGTTCTTCACGGTGATGTACGCGATCAGCCGCGTCGATTCCGACAAGCTCGGGCGGTTCGTCGGTTCGACGCGGGCGGCGTTCGGGCCGCGCACGCCGCAGGCGGCGAAGCCGGTCATCGAGGGGATCGCCCCGGTGGTCCCGGGCGCGGAGGAGGCGCGGCGCGACGCGGTCCGGATGCTCGAGATGTCGGGGGCGTCGGGGCTGGTGTCGGTCCGGCCGGACGCCCGCGGGCTCGTCCTCTCGATGGGGGAGCACGTCCTGTTCGACGCCGGCCGCGCCGCCGTCAAGCCGTCGTCCGGGAACGCCCTGGGCGCCGTGGCGGCCGTCCTGAGGAAGTCCGGGTGCGCCGCTGCCGTGGAGGGACACACGGACAGCCTCCCGATCTCGAACGCCCGGTTCGCCTCCAACTGGGAGCTCTCCGCCGCGCGGGCGACGGCCGTCCTGGCCCGGCTCCTCGAGGACCACGAAGTGCCTCCGGACCGCCTGTCCGCGGCGGGGTACGCCGAGTTCCGGCCCGTCGCCTCGAACGCGACGCCGGAGGGGCGCGCCCGGAACCGGAGGGTCGACGTAGTCCTCCGGCTTGAGGAAGCGGAAGGGGGCCGCCCGTGA
- a CDS encoding flagellar motor protein translates to MDRSSVIGILLGITAVVAGNVIEGGAVGSILQGTAAAIVFGGTAGATLLSFPFSDVRRAGASLREVFLGERPDPVPVIRRIVEFAGVGRRNGLIALEPELATIRDDFLRRAIRLSIDGMNPKMLRETLERDISTYEEERRRTAKVFETAGGFAPTVGILGAVLGLIHVMENLTDPSKLGSGIAVAFVATIYGVGSANLVLLPLAKKLHNRLDDELCVREMILEGVLGIQSGVNPHYLEEKLKSFVEGAA, encoded by the coding sequence GTGGACCGGTCCAGCGTCATCGGCATCCTGCTCGGGATCACCGCGGTGGTCGCCGGCAACGTCATCGAGGGCGGGGCGGTGGGATCCATCCTCCAGGGCACGGCCGCCGCGATCGTCTTCGGCGGGACGGCGGGGGCCACGCTCCTGAGCTTCCCGTTCTCCGACGTGCGGCGCGCGGGCGCGTCGCTCCGGGAAGTGTTCCTCGGAGAGCGGCCCGATCCGGTCCCGGTCATCCGGCGGATCGTCGAATTCGCGGGCGTCGGCCGCAGGAACGGCCTCATCGCGCTCGAGCCCGAGCTCGCGACGATCCGGGACGACTTCCTGCGGAGGGCGATCCGTCTCTCGATCGACGGCATGAACCCGAAGATGCTGCGGGAGACGCTGGAGCGCGACATCTCAACCTACGAGGAGGAAAGGCGCCGGACGGCGAAGGTGTTCGAGACGGCCGGCGGCTTCGCTCCGACGGTGGGGATCCTCGGCGCGGTGCTGGGGCTCATCCACGTGATGGAGAACCTGACCGACCCGTCGAAGCTGGGCTCGGGGATCGCGGTCGCCTTCGTCGCGACGATCTACGGGGTCGGATCCGCAAACCTCGTGCTGCTTCCGCTGGCGAAGAAGCTCCACAACCGGCTCGACGACGAGCTGTGCGTGAGGGAGATGATCCTCGAAGGCGTGCTCGGGATCCAGTCGGGGGTGAATCCCCACTATCTCGAGGAGAAGCTGAAATCGTTCGTGGAGGGTGCCGCTTGA
- a CDS encoding PilZ domain-containing protein, with translation MQLDEGKKVFYKTMPEVVLQQATVLSAEGDSIVLAADGMRDVAAGQQVVISADGGQCFAEVVARERGSVRLRKTWSNSRAYFRVEDVVPLVARKVEAHERLCVSRSFPFSEIGIAQADPGPVPDMNPRVWQMLVNIHTMLGMILERLDMETEGLLNAEKTQVNMSATGMAFRTRERFRAGDTLEVRMLLPAKPPLGMIVYGSVIRADDMGGGETEIALQFNDMSEELRNEIVQYSLMRQREIIRKARE, from the coding sequence ATGCAGCTCGACGAGGGTAAGAAGGTCTTCTACAAGACGATGCCGGAGGTCGTCCTCCAGCAGGCCACCGTGCTGTCGGCGGAGGGGGATTCCATCGTCCTGGCCGCGGACGGGATGCGGGACGTCGCCGCCGGCCAGCAGGTCGTGATCTCCGCGGACGGAGGCCAGTGCTTCGCCGAGGTCGTGGCGCGCGAACGGGGGAGCGTCCGGCTGCGGAAGACCTGGTCGAACAGCCGGGCCTATTTCCGGGTCGAGGACGTGGTGCCGCTCGTCGCCCGGAAGGTGGAGGCGCACGAGCGGCTCTGCGTGTCGCGCTCGTTCCCGTTCAGCGAGATCGGCATCGCGCAGGCGGATCCGGGGCCCGTGCCGGACATGAATCCCCGCGTCTGGCAGATGCTCGTCAACATCCACACGATGCTCGGGATGATCCTGGAGCGCCTCGACATGGAGACGGAGGGGCTGCTGAACGCGGAGAAGACGCAGGTGAACATGAGCGCCACCGGGATGGCGTTCCGGACGCGGGAGCGCTTCCGGGCGGGCGACACGCTGGAGGTCCGGATGCTCCTCCCCGCGAAGCCGCCGCTCGGCATGATCGTCTACGGCAGCGTCATCCGGGCCGACGACATGGGGGGCGGGGAGACGGAGATCGCCCTGCAATTCAACGACATGAGCGAGGAGCTCCGGAACGAGATCGTCCAGTACTCCCTGATGCGCCAGCGGGAGATCATCCGGAAGGCGCGCGAGTAG